One segment of Gammaproteobacteria bacterium DNA contains the following:
- a CDS encoding DUF1289 domain-containing protein yields MSADCSSPPNDPPSPCVGVCVISPKTQWCEGCYRTLDEIAGWWDYDPYQKRAVIAQLDDRLARIMDGSFD; encoded by the coding sequence ATGAGCGCTGACTGTTCATCCCCGCCAAACGATCCTCCATCCCCCTGCGTAGGGGTCTGCGTGATCAGCCCCAAAACCCAATGGTGCGAAGGCTGCTACCGCACCCTGGATGAAATCGCCGGGTGGTGGGACTATGACCCCTATCAAAAGCGCGCCGTCATCGCCCAGCTGGACGACCGCCTGGCGCGCATCATGGATGGGTCGTTTGATTGA
- a CDS encoding DJ-1/PfpI family protein: MSHVLVPLAQGCEELEAVTIIDLLRRAGVEVTVAGLEQGPVTASRGVMLMPDTTLEAVLDRDFDLVVLPGGLGGAQRLEADRRIAALLRHMSEQGRYVAAICAAPKVLASAGLLKDREATAYPGILDDQADQAGIRLSSAAVVRDGTFITSRGPGASMDFTLTLVEILCGRETRDTVEAALQRP, encoded by the coding sequence ATGTCTCATGTGCTTGTCCCGCTTGCTCAAGGCTGTGAAGAACTGGAAGCGGTTACGATTATTGATCTGTTGCGCCGGGCCGGCGTTGAAGTAACGGTAGCGGGGTTGGAACAAGGTCCCGTAACGGCTTCGCGCGGCGTGATGCTGATGCCGGACACTACCCTGGAAGCGGTGCTGGATCGGGATTTTGATTTGGTGGTCCTGCCCGGCGGCCTGGGTGGCGCGCAACGCCTGGAAGCCGATCGACGCATCGCTGCATTGCTGCGGCACATGTCGGAACAGGGCCGCTATGTGGCCGCCATCTGCGCCGCGCCGAAGGTGCTGGCCAGCGCGGGTCTGCTGAAGGATCGCGAAGCGACCGCCTATCCAGGCATTCTCGATGACCAGGCTGATCAGGCTGGCATTCGATTAAGCAGCGCTGCGGTGGTGCGCGACGGGACGTTCATTACTTCGCGCGGTCCCGGCGCATCCATGGACTTTACCCTGACTCTGGTCGAGATCCTGTGTGGGCGTGAAACGCGCGATACGGTGGAAGCTGCGTTGCAACGACCCTAG
- a CDS encoding DUF2889 domain-containing protein → MSLLPAVPRRLLHRRLVQCHGYQRDDGWWDIEGQIVDTKTYAFPNEDRGGAIQAGEPLHDMSIRLTVDPEFVIQEVTACTDGSPFGLCPAITTRYRKLIGVKIGAGWSLKLRELFGGVNGCTHLTELLGPVATTFFQTVYGQHYDQEDAKPPDEREIPPVLNTCHALASDSLVVKKRWPRAYTGRDREADTQHRLLVDDCLT, encoded by the coding sequence ATGTCGCTTCTCCCTGCTGTTCCCCGTCGTTTACTCCACCGGCGCCTTGTCCAGTGCCACGGCTACCAGCGAGATGACGGCTGGTGGGATATTGAAGGGCAAATCGTCGACACTAAGACCTATGCGTTTCCCAATGAAGATCGCGGCGGCGCTATCCAGGCTGGGGAACCCCTGCATGACATGTCGATTCGCCTGACAGTGGATCCAGAGTTTGTCATTCAGGAGGTTACAGCCTGTACTGACGGCTCGCCGTTTGGGCTGTGTCCGGCGATCACCACCCGCTACCGTAAACTGATTGGGGTAAAAATCGGAGCTGGATGGTCGCTCAAACTCCGGGAGTTATTCGGCGGAGTGAATGGCTGCACGCATCTGACGGAACTTCTGGGGCCAGTGGCAACTACTTTTTTTCAAACGGTCTATGGCCAGCATTACGACCAGGAAGACGCCAAGCCACCGGACGAACGGGAAATCCCGCCGGTGCTGAACACCTGCCACGCCCTGGCCAGCGACAGCTTGGTGGTGAAGAAACGCTGGCCACGGGCCTATACGGGACGGGACCGGGAAGCCGATACGCAACACCGGCTACTGGTGGATGATTGTTTGACCTAA
- a CDS encoding pilus assembly protein PilM, with translation MALFKRKEPLLGIDISPSAVKVVELSRSGARFRVEAYAIEPLGEGMLEDRNPVDPEAVGEVVKRACRNAGVRTRRAAVAVPTSAVITRTIPMPIEFKESDIEINISIEASQYIPYPTEEIYLDFQVKGRSQASNEMQDVVLVATRKENVDTREATLKEAGLTPVVVDVEGYALENSFGLIADSLSQASAESGGVNLSKGREGLTALIDIGGVVSTLYVLQGSQTVFSREQGFGCDQLTLRIAEAYDLTREQAERAKRSGQVAEDFADAILEPFKQGLAEQIGHTLQFFFSSDLYVSGRYTVNNIVLIGGGAMVMGLDRMVADVLGITTMVANPFKNMGSASRVNSSALLRDAPLLAVAGGLALRSFD, from the coding sequence TTGGCTCTGTTCAAGCGTAAAGAACCCCTATTGGGTATCGATATCAGCCCCTCGGCGGTCAAGGTCGTTGAGTTGAGCCGTTCCGGGGCGCGATTCCGGGTTGAGGCGTATGCCATCGAACCCCTTGGCGAGGGCATGCTGGAGGATCGTAATCCAGTCGATCCGGAGGCAGTGGGCGAGGTCGTTAAGCGAGCCTGTCGCAACGCCGGCGTGCGAACGCGCCGCGCCGCGGTAGCGGTGCCGACCTCGGCTGTTATCACCCGCACCATCCCGATGCCGATTGAATTCAAGGAAAGCGACATCGAGATTAATATTTCCATTGAAGCGTCCCAGTACATTCCCTATCCCACTGAGGAAATCTATCTGGATTTCCAGGTGAAGGGGCGTTCGCAGGCCAGCAACGAAATGCAGGACGTGGTGCTGGTGGCAACCCGCAAGGAGAATGTGGACACACGCGAAGCTACGCTGAAGGAAGCCGGTCTGACGCCGGTAGTGGTTGATGTAGAAGGGTATGCCTTGGAGAACAGTTTTGGACTGATCGCGGACAGTCTTTCCCAGGCCAGCGCAGAAAGCGGCGGAGTGAATCTGAGCAAGGGACGCGAGGGATTGACGGCGCTGATTGATATTGGCGGTGTGGTTTCCACCTTGTATGTCTTACAGGGCAGTCAAACCGTTTTCAGTCGTGAGCAGGGGTTTGGTTGCGATCAGCTCACCCTGCGCATCGCGGAAGCTTACGATCTGACCCGGGAGCAGGCGGAACGCGCCAAGCGTTCCGGTCAAGTCGCCGAAGATTTTGCCGATGCCATTCTCGAGCCGTTCAAGCAGGGGCTGGCGGAACAGATTGGCCATACTCTGCAGTTCTTTTTTTCCTCTGATCTCTATGTTTCGGGCCGCTATACTGTAAATAACATTGTGTTGATCGGAGGCGGGGCGATGGTCATGGGGCTGGATCGGATGGTGGCCGATGTGCTGGGGATCACTACGATGGTCGCCAATCCCTTCAAGAACATGGGTAGCGCCTCGCGGGTGAACAGCAGCGCCCTGTTGCGCGATGCGCCATTACTGGCGGTGGCGGGAGGACTGGCCCTGAGGAGTTTTGACTGA
- a CDS encoding S41 family peptidase, protein MSAVTRYSLALALSFLAGISLTTVYAVRAEKSVAPESQLPLDELRTFTSVLDAVKQDYVESIEDKDLLENAIRGMLSNLDPHSSYLDAEAFQDLQIGTSGEFGGLGIEVGQENGFIKVIAPIDDTPAQRAGIQAGDLIIRLDDASVKGITLSDAINRMRGKPNTSIVLTIIREGVKKPLKIKLVREVIQVRSVKSRLLEPGFGYLRITQFQARTEANLQDALQDLQKQNQAALKGLILDLRNNPGGVLNGAVDVADDFLEDGVIVQTRGRDKDSEQTFNATAGDLLKKAPMVVLVNGGSASASEIVAGALQDHQRALVLGERTFGKGSVQTILPLGNGAAVKLTTARYYTPSGRSIQAEGIKPDIELKSLKVADDSADAALIKEADLTGHLQNDGGNGAAPATDDAEPPLPSIPQTTVGSDSELAKDDYQLYEALNMLKGMTLLQGRSVSPQSPLPEGGRKG, encoded by the coding sequence ATGAGTGCTGTAACTCGATACAGTCTGGCGCTGGCGCTGAGCTTTCTAGCAGGCATTTCATTGACCACGGTTTATGCGGTCCGGGCTGAAAAGAGCGTTGCGCCGGAAAGTCAGTTGCCGCTTGACGAGCTGCGCACCTTCACTAGCGTCCTCGATGCAGTCAAACAGGACTATGTTGAATCGATTGAGGACAAAGACCTGCTGGAAAACGCCATCCGTGGCATGTTGAGCAATCTGGATCCCCACTCGTCCTATCTGGACGCCGAAGCCTTCCAGGATTTGCAAATCGGCACTTCCGGCGAATTTGGTGGACTGGGCATTGAGGTGGGGCAGGAAAACGGCTTTATCAAGGTCATTGCCCCCATCGATGACACCCCTGCCCAGCGGGCCGGCATCCAGGCCGGCGATTTGATCATTCGATTGGATGATGCTTCGGTCAAGGGCATCACTTTGTCCGACGCGATTAACCGGATGCGCGGCAAGCCCAATACCTCCATCGTTCTGACCATTATCCGTGAAGGAGTGAAAAAGCCTCTAAAGATAAAACTGGTGCGTGAAGTTATTCAGGTTCGGAGCGTGAAGAGCCGCTTGCTGGAGCCGGGGTTTGGCTACCTGCGCATCACGCAGTTCCAGGCCAGGACCGAAGCGAACCTCCAGGATGCCCTGCAAGATTTGCAGAAACAGAATCAGGCGGCGCTCAAGGGCTTGATTCTGGACCTGCGCAATAATCCCGGTGGGGTGTTGAACGGCGCGGTCGACGTGGCCGATGATTTTCTCGAGGATGGCGTCATCGTGCAAACCCGGGGACGAGATAAGGACTCCGAACAAACCTTCAACGCTACTGCCGGTGATCTACTGAAAAAAGCGCCGATGGTCGTATTGGTCAATGGCGGCTCGGCCTCGGCTTCGGAAATCGTCGCGGGTGCGCTGCAGGATCACCAGCGGGCGTTGGTGCTAGGCGAACGCACCTTCGGCAAAGGTTCGGTGCAAACGATTCTGCCGCTGGGCAACGGCGCGGCGGTCAAGTTGACTACGGCTCGCTACTATACCCCAAGTGGCCGTTCGATCCAGGCCGAGGGCATCAAGCCCGATATCGAACTCAAATCGCTCAAGGTGGCTGACGACAGTGCTGACGCCGCGCTGATCAAGGAAGCGGATCTGACCGGCCATTTACAGAATGATGGCGGCAATGGCGCTGCGCCGGCGACCGATGACGCGGAGCCGCCGCTCCCGTCCATACCCCAAACCACGGTGGGTTCCGATAGTGAGCTGGCGAAAGATGATTATCAGTTATATGAAGCGCTGAACATGCTCAAGGGCATGACCTTGTTGCAAGGTCGCAGCGTCTCCCCGCAATCCCCTCTCCCGGAGGGGGGGAGGAAGGGGTAG
- a CDS encoding PilN domain-containing protein, with the protein MMRINLLPWREARRLQRQRDLIAMLVGVALLACGIVFLVHTEIANRIEFQQERNEYLRGEIARLKKAAEELAELQKAKARLVDRIKVIQQLQASRPGMVRMLDELVRLLPEDIFLTSFKTADKRVTLIGTARNDLIISEFMRLIRNSTLFGEPVLQVIQQKDVNNVQARVFELNIPLKLDVEQEDMGGKT; encoded by the coding sequence ATGATGCGCATCAACTTATTGCCTTGGCGCGAGGCGCGTCGCCTCCAGCGTCAGCGCGACCTGATTGCCATGCTGGTCGGGGTGGCGTTGCTCGCCTGTGGGATCGTGTTCCTGGTTCACACCGAGATCGCCAACCGCATTGAATTTCAGCAGGAGCGTAATGAATACCTGCGCGGAGAGATTGCCCGACTCAAGAAAGCTGCCGAGGAGCTGGCGGAATTGCAGAAGGCCAAGGCCCGCCTAGTGGATCGCATCAAGGTCATTCAGCAGTTGCAGGCCAGCCGTCCTGGTATGGTGCGGATGTTGGACGAGCTAGTGCGTTTGTTGCCCGAGGACATTTTTCTGACATCATTCAAAACCGCGGACAAACGGGTCACGCTGATCGGCACGGCGCGCAATGATCTGATTATTTCCGAATTCATGCGGCTGATCAGGAATTCCACGTTGTTCGGCGAGCCGGTGTTGCAGGTTATTCAACAGAAAGATGTAAACAACGTGCAGGCTCGGGTTTTTGAGTTGAATATTCCGCTCAAACTGGATGTGGAGCAGGAGGATATGGGAGGCAAGACATGA
- a CDS encoding type 4a pilus biogenesis protein PilO, translating to MNLSEINLNDIDLREAGDWPLAGRLVLAVLVIVAVLGAGYYFFTSDQLMQLETVQNEEKKLRQEFTEKQRVTANLEAFRAQLAEMEEKLGEMLRQLPTGTEMPDLLDDVSNTGKQNGLEFDLFKPEAEQPRDFYAAKPITIKAKGTYHQFGAFVSGVAALPRIVTLENATLAGLGDKGKGGAKNNQEPVDIQATLQTYRYMDEADAPPSSPPRRGAGKK from the coding sequence ATGAACTTGTCCGAAATCAACCTGAATGATATTGATCTTCGCGAGGCTGGTGATTGGCCGTTGGCGGGCCGGCTGGTGCTGGCGGTGCTGGTCATCGTCGCGGTGCTGGGCGCTGGTTATTACTTTTTCACCAGTGATCAGTTGATGCAACTAGAGACCGTGCAGAACGAAGAAAAGAAGTTGCGGCAGGAGTTTACCGAGAAGCAACGAGTGACGGCCAATCTGGAGGCGTTTCGGGCGCAATTGGCGGAGATGGAGGAGAAGCTGGGGGAGATGTTGCGCCAGTTGCCGACCGGCACCGAAATGCCGGATTTACTGGATGACGTGTCGAATACGGGTAAGCAGAACGGTCTGGAATTTGATCTCTTCAAGCCGGAGGCGGAACAGCCCCGGGATTTTTACGCGGCTAAGCCGATTACCATCAAGGCCAAGGGGACTTACCATCAGTTTGGTGCATTTGTGAGCGGGGTAGCGGCGTTGCCGCGCATTGTGACGCTGGAGAATGCGACGCTGGCAGGGTTAGGCGATAAGGGTAAGGGTGGCGCGAAGAATAACCAGGAGCCGGTGGATATCCAGGCGACGTTGCAGACTTATCGCTATATGGATGAAGCGGACGCGCCGCCGAGCAGCCCGCCGAGAAGGGGAGCCGGTAAGAAATGA
- a CDS encoding pilus assembly protein PilP, whose translation MSDLRNFVETTKRTTPIRKPEPAPKIEPYQPFAYTAQGLKDPFLVSPFAEPVEAGVISGGVRPTAAPEAGCIAPDPNRIREELEKYSLGSLRMMGTVRMGGTDELWALILAPDNVVHRVQKNNYLGANHGKIINISEQRVDLKEIVPDRPGCWQERESFLSLTQ comes from the coding sequence ATGAGCGATCTGCGGAATTTCGTGGAGACCACTAAGCGCACCACGCCGATCCGCAAACCGGAGCCTGCGCCGAAGATTGAACCCTATCAGCCATTTGCCTACACGGCTCAAGGCTTGAAGGATCCCTTTCTAGTTTCACCGTTTGCTGAACCGGTTGAGGCGGGTGTTATTTCTGGTGGTGTTCGGCCAACTGCGGCGCCGGAGGCGGGGTGTATTGCGCCTGATCCAAACCGGATTCGGGAGGAATTGGAGAAGTATTCGCTGGGTTCACTTAGAATGATGGGAACGGTGCGAATGGGCGGCACCGATGAATTGTGGGCGTTGATTCTAGCGCCCGACAATGTGGTGCATCGGGTACAGAAAAATAATTACCTGGGCGCTAATCACGGCAAAATCATCAATATCAGCGAGCAGCGAGTCGATCTGAAGGAAATCGTTCCGGATCGTCCCGGGTGTTGGCAGGAGCGGGAATCGTTTCTGTCGCTGACCCAATGA